A genomic segment from Sciurus carolinensis chromosome 1, mSciCar1.2, whole genome shotgun sequence encodes:
- the Tinagl1 gene encoding tubulointerstitial nephritis antigen-like, which produces MWRCPPGLLLLLLLAGQGALGDRRGRWRRELAPGLHLRGIRDAGGRYCQEQDMCCRGRADDCALPYLGATCYCDLFCNRTVSDCCPDFWDFCLGVPPPFPPIRGCMHGGRIYPVFGTYWDNCNRCTCQEKGQWECDQEPCLVDLDMINAINRGNYGWQAGNHSAFWGMTLDEGIRYRLGTTRPSSSVMNMNEIYMVLDPGEVLPTAFEASEKWPNLIHEPLDQGNCAGSWAFSTAAVASDRVSIHSLGHMTPVLSPQNLLSCDTHHQQGCRGGRLDGAWWFLRRRGVVSDNCYPFSGRERDEAGPAPPCMMHSRAMGRGKRQATARCPNSHVHANDIYQVTPAYRLGSNEQEIMKELMENGPVQALMEVHEDFFLYQGGIYSHTPVSLSRPERYRRHGTHSVKITGWGEETQPDGKTLKYWTAANSWGPSWGERGHFRIVRGANECDIESFVLGVWGRVGMEDMGHH; this is translated from the exons ATGTGGCGCTGTCCCCCGgggctgctgctgttgctgctgctggctGGCCAGGGAGCCCTGGGTGACCGGCGGGGTCGCTGGCGCCGGGAGCTGGCACCAGGACTGCACCTGCGGGGCATCCGGGACGCGGGTGGCCGGTACTGCCAGGAGCAGGACATGTGCTGCCGTGGTCGCGCTGACGACTGTGCCCTCCCCTACCTGGGTGCCACCTGCTACTGTGACCTCTTCTGCAACCGCACCGTCTCCGACTGCTGCCCGGACTTCTGGGACTTCTGCCTGGGCGTGCCGCCCCCCTTCCCTCCCATCCGAG gaTGCATGCATGGGGGGCGCATCTATCCAGTCTTTGGAACCTACTGGGACAACTGCAACCGCTG CACCTGCCAGGAGAAGGGGCAGTGGGAGTGTGACCAGGAGCCATGCCTGGTGGACCTGGACATGATCAACGCCATCAACCGGGGCAACTACGG GTGGCAGGCCGGGAACCACAGCGCCTTCTGGGGCATGACCCTGGATGAGGGCATTCGCTACCGCCTGGGCACCACCCGCCCGTCTTCCTCCGTCATGAATATGAATGAGATTTAT ATGGTGCTAGACCCAGGGGAGGTGCTGCCCACGGCCTTCGAGGCCTCGGAGAAGTGGCCCAATCTGATCCACGAGCCGCTGGACCAGGGCAACTGTGCAGGCTCCTGGGCCTTCTCCACGGCAG CCGTGGCATCTGATCGGGTCTCAATCCATTCTCTGGGACACATGACGCCAGTCTTGTCACCCCAGAACCTGCTGTCCTGTGACACCCACCACCAGCAAGGCTGCCGCGGTGGGCGTCTCGATGGCGCCTGGTGGTTCCTGCGACGTCGCGG GGTTGTGTCTGACAACTGCTATCCGTTCTCGGGCCGTGAGCGGGATGAGGCTGGCCCTGCACCCCCCTGTATGATGCACAGCCGGGCCATGGGTCGGGGTAAGCGCCAGGCCACTGCCCGCTGCCCCAATAGCCATGTCCATGCCAATGACATCTACCAGGTCACTCCTGCCTACCGCCTGGGCTCCAAT gaGCAGGAGATCATGAAGGAGCTGATGGAGAACGGCCCCGTCCAGG CGCTCATGGAGGTTCACGAGGACTTCTTCCTGTACCAGGGTGGCATCTACAGCCACACGCCCGTGAGCCTGAGCAGGCCGGAGCGCTATCGCCGGCACGGCACCCACTCCGTCAAGATCACAGG GTGGGGAGAGGAGACGCAGCCCGATGGGAAGACGCTTAAGTACTGG ACCGCGGCCAACTCCTGGGGCCCATCCTGGGGTGAGCGGGGCCACTTTCGAATCGTGCGTGGTGCTAACGAGTGCGACATCGAGAGCTTCGTGCTGGGCGTCTGGGGCCGCGTGGGCATGGAGGACATGGGTCATCACTGA